The following are from one region of the Cherax quadricarinatus isolate ZL_2023a chromosome 2, ASM3850222v1, whole genome shotgun sequence genome:
- the LOC138853325 gene encoding collagen alpha-1(I) chain-like → MGCVMLAGPGGPAGPGGPAGPAGPAGPAGPGGPAGSAGPAGPAGPAGPAGLTGPICPGVSAGSAGPGGPAGPGGSAGPAGPGGSAGPGGSAGPAGLTGPICPGVSAGSADPGGPAGPGGSAGPAGPGGSAGPGGSAGPGDLAGPAGLVGSAGPNGSAGPGDPGGPSGSAGPGDPGGPAGPAGPAGLVGSAGPNGSAGPGDPGGPSGSAGPGGPAGPGGSAGPGGSAGPGGSAGPGGATGPGGSAGPGGATGPGGPAGPGGSAGPGGPAGPGGATDPGGPGGFAGPGDPAGPAGLVGSAGFAGPNGSAGPGDPGGPGGPGSPGGPGGPGGPGDPGGPGGPGGSADPGGSAGPGGSAGLACSAGSAGPGGPGGPGGPGDPGGPAGPGDPGGPGDPGGPAGLACSAGSAGPGGPGGPGGPGGPAGLACSAGSAGPGGPGGPGGPGGPGDPGGPGGLAGPGDPGGPGGPGGPGDPGDPGDPGDPGGSAGPGGPGDPGGSAGPGGPGGPGGSGDPGDPGDPGGSAGPGGPGGPGGPGDPGGPGGPGGPGGPGDPGDPGGSAGPGGPGGPGGPGDPGDPGDPGGSAGPGGPGGPGGPGDPGGPGGLAGPGDPGGPGGPGGPGDPGGPGGSAGPGDPGDPGGPGDPGGPGDPGGPGGFAGPGGPGDPAGLACSAGLACSAGSAGPGGPGDPGGPGGPGGPGDPGGPAGPAGPAGSAGPGGPGDPGDPGDPGGPGGPGDPGGSAGPGGPGGPGGSGDPGDPGDPGDPGGSAGPGGPGGPGDPGGPGGSAGPAGPGGPAGPGGPAGPGGPAGPAGPGDPGGPGGPGEPGDPGDPGGSAGPGGPGGPGGPGDPGGLGGSAGPGGSGDPGGPGGSAGPAGPGGPGGPGDPDDPGCPGGPGDPGGPGGSAGPAGPGGSGGPVGPGGPGGPAGWHDR, encoded by the exons ATGGGatgtgtaat GCTtgctggtcctggtggtcctgctggtcctggtggtcctgctggtcctgctggtcctgctggtcctgctggtcctggtggtcctgctggttctgctggtcctgctggtcctgctggtcctgctggtcctgctggtctTACTGGTCCTATTTGTCCTGGTGTTTCCGCTGGTTCtgctggtcctggtggtcctgctGGTCCCGGTGGTTCTGCTGGCCCTGCTGGTCCTGGTGGTTCTGCTGGTCCTGGTGGTtctgctggtcctgctggtctTACTGGTCCTATTTGTCCTGGTGTTTCTGCTGGTTCTGCTGATCCTGGTGGTCCTGCTGGTCCCGGTGGTTCTGCTGGCCCTGCTGGTCCTGGTGGTTCTGCTGGTCCTGGTGGTTCTGCTGGTCCTGGTGATCTTGCTGGTCCTGCTGGTCTTGTTGGTTCTGCTGGCCCTAATGGTTCTGCTGgtcctggtgatcctggtggtcCTTCTGGTTCTGCTGgtcctggtgatcctggtggtcctgctggtcctgctggtcctgctggtctTGTTGGTTCTGCTGGCCCTAATGGTTCTGCTGgtcctggtgatcctggtggtcCTTCTGGTTCtgctggtcctggtggtcctgctGGCCCCGGTGGTTCTGCTGGCCCTGGTGGTTCTGCTGGTCCCGGTGGTTCTGCTGgtcctggtggtgctactggccCCGGTGGTTCTGCTGgtcctggtggtgctactggccCCGGTGGTCCTGCTGGTCCCGGTGGTTCtgctggtcctggtggtcctgctGGTCCCGGTGGTGCTACTGaccctggtggtcctggtggtttTGCTGGTCCTGGTGAtcctgctggtcctgctggtctTGTTGGTTCTGCTGGTTTTGCTGGTCCTAATGGTTCTGCTGgtcctggtgatcctggtggtcctggtggtcctggtagtcctggtggtcctggtggtcctggtggtcctggtgatcctggtggtcctggtggtcctggtggttctGCTGATCCTGGTGGTTCTGCTGGTCCTGGTGGTTCTGCTGGTCTTGCTTGTTCTGCTGGTTCTGCTGgccctggtggtcctggtggtcctggtggtcctggtgatcctggtggtcctgctggtcctggtgatcctggtggtcctggtgatcctggtggtcCTGCTGGTCTTGCTTGTTCTGCTGGTTCTGCTGgccctggtggtcctggtggtcctggtggtcctggtggtcctgctGGTCTTGCTTGTTCTGCTGGTTCTGCTGgccctggtggtcctggtggtcctggtggtcctggtggtcctggtgatcctggtggtcctggtggtcttgctggtcctggtgatcctggtggtcctggtggtcctggtggtcctggtgatcctggtgatcctggtgatcccGGTGATCCTGGTGGTTCtgctggtcctggtggtcctggtgatcctggtggttctgctggtcctggtggtcctggtggtcctggtggttctggtgatcctggtgatcctggtgatcctggtggttctgctggtcctggtggtcctggtggtcctggtggtcctggtgatcctggtggtcctggtggtcctggtggtcctggtggtcctggtgatcctggtgatcctggtggttctgctggtcctggtggtcctggtggtcctggtggtcctggtgatcctggtgatcctggtgatcctggtggttctgctggtcctggtggtcctggtggtcctggtggtcctggtgatcctggtggtcctggtggtcttgctggtcctggtgatcctggtggtcctggtggtcctggtggtcctggtgatcctggtggtcctggtggttctGCTGgtcctggtgatcctggtgatcctggtggtcctggtgatcctggtggtcctggtgatcctggtggtcctggtggttttgctggtcctggtggtcctggtgatcCTGCTGGTCTTGCTTGTTCTGCTGGTCTTGCTTGTTCTGCTGGTTCtgctggtcctggtggtcctggtgatcctggtggtcctggtggtcctggtggtcctggtgatcctggtggtcctgctggtcctgctggtcctgctggttctgctggtcctggtggtcctggtgatcctggtgatcctggtgatcctGGGGGTCCAGGTGgtcctggtgatcctggtggttctgctggtcctggtggtcctggtggtcctggtggttctggtgatcctggtgatcctggtgatcctggtgatcctggtggttctgctggtcctggtggtcctggtggtcctggtgatcctggtggtcctggtggttctgctggtcctgctggtcctggtggtcctgctggtcctggtggtcctgctggtcctggtggtcctgctggtcctgctggtcctggtgatcctggtggtcctggtggtcctggtgaacctggtgatcctggtgatcctggtggttctgctggtcctggtggtcctggtggtccaggtggtcctggtgatcctggtggtcttggtggttCTGCTGGTCCTGGTGGTTCTGGTgatcctggtggtcctggtggttctgctggtcctgctggtcctggtggtcctggtggtcctggtgatcCTGATGATCCTGGttgtcctggtggtcctggtgatcctggtggtcctggtggttctgctggtcctgctggtcctggtggttctggtggtcctgttggtcctggtggtcctggtggtcctgctGGATGGCATGATAGATAA